A genomic window from Streptomyces broussonetiae includes:
- a CDS encoding DNA polymerase Y family protein, producing the protein MTILCVRFQLPPMYEAALPGLLGLLEDFTPVVEALPPDGVLADLRGAERYFGRSAVELASVIRVRALARYGVDCVIGAGPGPMLARMALRDARPGVTCTVPEDPDGIAEFLAGRPVSALPGVGAATARTLGEYGLDTLGLVAAAPLSTLQRLIGARAGRELRERAGGIDRGRVVPNAVSRSLAAERPFGLDELNPDRHRRALLSASEELGARLRAVEKVCRTLTLTVRYADSSSTTRSRTLKEPTAHSSALTKVAYGMYEALGLQRARVRAIALRAEGLAPADQASYQLTFDPVDEKARRIEEVADRARAKFGPRAVIPGALAA; encoded by the coding sequence ATGACCATCCTCTGCGTACGTTTCCAGCTGCCGCCGATGTACGAGGCGGCCCTGCCGGGACTGCTCGGACTGCTGGAGGACTTCACCCCCGTGGTCGAGGCGCTGCCCCCGGACGGGGTGCTGGCCGATCTGCGCGGTGCCGAGCGGTACTTCGGACGCAGCGCCGTCGAACTGGCCTCGGTGATCCGGGTACGGGCCCTCGCACGGTACGGCGTCGACTGTGTGATCGGCGCCGGCCCGGGGCCGATGCTGGCCCGTATGGCGCTGCGCGACGCCCGGCCCGGGGTGACCTGCACCGTGCCCGAAGACCCGGACGGCATCGCGGAGTTCCTCGCCGGGCGGCCGGTGTCCGCGCTGCCCGGCGTAGGCGCGGCGACCGCCCGCACCCTGGGCGAGTACGGCCTGGACACCCTGGGGCTGGTCGCCGCCGCGCCGCTGTCCACGCTCCAGCGGCTGATCGGCGCGAGGGCGGGCCGTGAGCTGCGGGAGAGGGCCGGCGGCATCGATCGTGGCCGGGTGGTGCCGAATGCCGTGTCGCGCTCCCTGGCGGCCGAACGCCCCTTTGGCCTCGACGAGTTGAACCCCGACCGGCATCGCAGGGCGTTGTTGTCGGCCTCCGAGGAGCTGGGCGCCCGGCTGCGCGCGGTGGAGAAGGTCTGCCGCACCCTCACGCTCACCGTGCGCTACGCCGACTCCTCCTCGACCACCCGCAGCCGCACGCTGAAGGAGCCGACCGCGCACTCGTCGGCCCTGACGAAGGTCGCCTACGGCATGTACGAGGCGCTCGGCCTCCAGCGTGCCCGGGTCCGCGCGATCGCCCTGCGCGCCGAGGGACTGGCCCCCGCCGACCAGGCCTCCTACCAGCTCACCTTCGACCCCGTGGACGAGAAGGCCCGCCGCATCGAGGAGGTCGCGGACCGCGCGCGGGCGAAGTTCGGCCCCAGGGCGGTGATCCCGGGGGCGCTGGCGGCCTGA
- a CDS encoding DNA polymerase III subunit alpha: MPGFAHLHTVSGFSLRYGASHPERLAERASERGMDVLALTDRDTVAGAVRFAKACARVGVRPVFGVNLAVQEADAPLRERRRAPVRGGAFVDEAAPRVTFLARDGARGWGELCRLVTAAHAGTAAAPLLTWHDNHGDGLVALLGPGSDVGRALAAGRPDRAARLLVPWREIHGDALRLEAVWHGCAGTGDGSLRLAARTVGFAAEQGVRPVLTNAVRYADPGLGPVADVLDAARRLVPIDPRKGLDSGEAWLKGAGDMLRAAERVVEAAGYRRDTAHRLLEQTVETAAECLVDPEDDLGIGTVHFPEAHLVGAGRRTAQRALASRAVAGMVRLGYGGRRAYWERMHQELDIIDHHGFASYFLTVSQVVDDVRKMGIRVAARGSGAGSLVNHLLGIAHADPVEHGLLMERFLSRERVVLPDIDIDVESARRIEVYRAIIGRFGEERVATVAMPETYRVRHAIRDAGAALSMDPAEIDRVAKSFPHIRARDARAALEELPELRQLAGEKERFGRLWDLVEALDALPRGVAMHPCGVLLSDASLLARTPVVPTSGEGLPMSQFDKEDVEDLGLLKLDVLGVRMQSAMAHAVAEVARATGERIDLDAVPAGDPQTYRLIRSAETLGCFQIESPGQRDLVGRLQPSTFHDLVVDISLFRPGPVAADMVRPFIEARHGRAPVRYPHPDLEGPLKGTYGVVVFHEQIIDIVAIMTGCGRGEADRVRRGLSDPESQGRIRVWFAQQAATRGYGAETIRRTWEIVEAFGSYGFCKAHAVAFAVPTYQSAWLKAHHPAAFYAGLLTHDPGMYPKRLLLADARRRGVPILPLDVNVSGVAHRIELVSDSDGWGLRLALSDVHGISEAEAKRIEDGQPYASLLDFWERARPSRPLAQRLAQVGALDSFGANRRDLQLHLTELHRGARSGGGGQLPLTGGRETAPAGLPDLTSAERLSAELGVLSMDASRNLMDDHREFLEELGVVSARRLREVRHGETVLVAGAKAATQTPPIRSGKRVIFSTLDDGTGLVDLAFFDDSHDACAHTVFHSWLLLVRGVVQRRGPRSLSVVGSAAWNLAELAELRAEGGLDVVAARLAEPVAEGAGDDATGGRRIHMPTGYAMHPWADLRPAGQEASQGPAAVRKLWHQSPGSAG, from the coding sequence GTGCCGGGCTTCGCGCATCTGCACACCGTCTCCGGGTTCTCCCTGAGGTATGGGGCATCCCATCCGGAGCGGCTGGCCGAGCGCGCCTCGGAGCGGGGCATGGATGTGCTTGCCCTCACGGATCGTGACACCGTCGCGGGGGCGGTGCGCTTCGCCAAGGCCTGTGCGCGGGTGGGGGTGCGTCCGGTCTTCGGGGTGAATCTCGCCGTGCAGGAGGCCGACGCCCCGCTGCGGGAGCGCCGGCGGGCGCCGGTGCGGGGCGGGGCCTTTGTCGATGAGGCGGCCCCCCGTGTGACCTTTCTTGCGCGTGACGGTGCCCGGGGATGGGGTGAGCTGTGCCGGCTCGTCACCGCTGCGCATGCGGGGACGGCCGCTGCGCCGCTGCTGACCTGGCACGACAACCACGGGGACGGACTCGTGGCGCTGCTCGGACCCGGGTCCGACGTGGGGCGGGCTCTTGCCGCGGGGCGTCCCGACCGGGCCGCCAGGCTGCTTGTTCCCTGGCGTGAGATCCATGGGGACGCCCTGCGGCTGGAGGCTGTCTGGCATGGGTGTGCGGGGACGGGGGACGGTTCTTTGCGGCTTGCCGCCCGGACGGTCGGCTTCGCCGCCGAGCAGGGGGTGCGGCCGGTGCTGACCAATGCCGTTCGGTACGCCGATCCCGGGCTGGGGCCCGTCGCCGATGTGCTGGATGCCGCCCGGCGGCTTGTTCCGATCGATCCGAGGAAGGGCCTGGACTCCGGGGAAGCCTGGCTCAAGGGCGCGGGGGACATGCTGCGGGCCGCCGAGCGAGTGGTGGAGGCCGCCGGGTATCGGCGGGACACCGCTCATCGGCTGCTGGAGCAGACCGTGGAGACCGCCGCCGAGTGCCTGGTCGACCCCGAGGACGATCTCGGCATCGGGACGGTTCATTTTCCCGAGGCCCATCTCGTGGGTGCCGGACGGCGGACCGCTCAGCGGGCCCTTGCCTCACGGGCCGTGGCGGGGATGGTGCGGCTCGGGTACGGCGGGCGGCGTGCGTACTGGGAGCGGATGCACCAGGAGCTGGACATCATCGACCATCACGGGTTCGCCTCCTATTTCCTGACGGTTTCCCAAGTCGTCGATGACGTACGGAAGATGGGGATCCGGGTGGCCGCCCGAGGGTCGGGGGCCGGATCTCTCGTCAACCATCTGCTGGGGATCGCGCATGCCGATCCCGTCGAGCACGGGCTGCTGATGGAGCGCTTCCTGTCCAGGGAGCGTGTGGTGCTGCCCGACATCGACATCGATGTGGAGTCCGCCCGGCGGATCGAGGTGTACCGGGCGATCATCGGGCGGTTCGGCGAGGAGCGGGTTGCCACCGTTGCCATGCCGGAGACCTATCGGGTGCGGCATGCCATCCGGGACGCGGGTGCCGCCCTGTCGATGGATCCGGCCGAGATCGACCGGGTCGCCAAGTCCTTTCCGCACATTCGGGCCCGGGATGCGCGAGCCGCCCTGGAGGAACTGCCCGAGCTGCGGCAACTGGCAGGGGAGAAGGAGCGGTTCGGGCGGCTGTGGGACTTGGTCGAGGCGCTGGACGCCCTGCCGCGCGGGGTCGCCATGCATCCGTGCGGGGTGCTGTTGTCCGACGCCTCGCTTCTTGCCCGTACGCCGGTGGTCCCGACCAGCGGCGAGGGACTGCCGATGTCGCAGTTCGACAAGGAGGACGTGGAGGACCTCGGGCTGCTCAAGCTCGATGTGCTGGGGGTGCGGATGCAGTCGGCCATGGCGCACGCCGTCGCCGAGGTGGCACGGGCGACCGGCGAGCGGATCGATCTGGATGCGGTGCCGGCGGGGGATCCGCAGACGTACCGGTTGATTCGTTCGGCCGAGACGCTGGGGTGCTTCCAGATCGAGTCGCCCGGCCAGCGGGATCTGGTGGGGCGGCTGCAGCCGAGCACCTTTCATGATCTCGTCGTGGACATCTCGCTGTTCCGGCCCGGGCCCGTCGCCGCCGACATGGTACGGCCGTTCATCGAGGCGCGGCACGGGCGGGCGCCGGTGCGCTATCCCCATCCGGATCTGGAAGGGCCGTTGAAGGGGACGTACGGCGTCGTCGTCTTCCATGAGCAGATCATCGACATCGTCGCCATCATGACCGGGTGCGGGCGGGGCGAGGCCGACCGGGTGCGGCGGGGGCTGTCGGATCCGGAGTCGCAGGGGCGGATCAGGGTGTGGTTCGCGCAGCAGGCCGCGACCCGGGGATACGGGGCGGAGACGATCCGGCGGACCTGGGAGATCGTGGAGGCCTTCGGGTCGTACGGGTTCTGCAAGGCGCATGCCGTCGCCTTCGCCGTGCCGACCTATCAGTCGGCCTGGCTGAAGGCCCATCATCCGGCCGCCTTCTACGCCGGGCTGCTCACGCATGACCCGGGGATGTATCCCAAGCGGCTGCTGCTGGCCGATGCGCGGCGGCGCGGGGTGCCGATCCTGCCGTTGGACGTGAACGTGTCCGGGGTAGCCCATCGGATCGAACTGGTGTCTGATTCGGATGGGTGGGGGCTGCGGCTTGCCCTGTCCGATGTGCACGGCATCAGCGAGGCCGAGGCGAAGAGGATCGAGGACGGGCAGCCGTATGCCTCGCTGCTCGACTTCTGGGAGCGGGCCCGGCCGAGCCGGCCGCTTGCCCAACGGCTCGCCCAGGTGGGTGCGTTGGATTCCTTCGGCGCCAACCGGCGTGACCTGCAACTGCACTTGACCGAGCTGCACCGGGGCGCCCGGAGCGGCGGCGGGGGCCAGCTTCCGTTGACGGGCGGACGCGAGACCGCTCCGGCCGGGCTGCCCGACCTCACCTCGGCCGAGCGGCTCAGCGCCGAGCTGGGCGTGCTGTCCATGGACGCCTCGCGCAATCTGATGGACGACCACCGGGAGTTCCTCGAGGAACTGGGCGTGGTCTCCGCGCGCCGGCTGCGTGAGGTACGGCACGGGGAGACCGTGCTGGTCGCGGGCGCCAAGGCGGCCACCCAGACCCCGCCGATCCGCTCCGGCAAGCGGGTCATCTTCTCCACGCTGGACGACGGCACGGGCCTGGTCGACCTCGCCTTCTTCGACGACTCGCACGACGCCTGCGCCCACACCGTCTTCCACTCCTGGCTGCTGCTGGTGCGCGGAGTGGTGCAGAGACGTGGTCCGCGCAGCCTGAGTGTGGTGGGCTCCGCCGCCTGGAACCTCGCCGAACTGGCCGAACTGCGTGCCGAGGGCGGTCTGGACGTGGTGGCCGCGCGGCTCGCGGAGCCGGTGGCCGAGGGGGCGGGTGACGACGCCACGGGTGGGCGGCGGATCCATATGCCCACCGGATACGCGATGCACCCGTGGGCCGATCTGCGGCCCGCGGGGCAGGAGGCCTCACAAGGGCCTGCGGCCGTAAGGAAGTTGTGGCACCAGAGTCCGGGGAGTGCGGGATGA
- a CDS encoding S1 family peptidase: protein MKHRRISGRRAAVAGAGIAALIVAGLTLQNANASEPVKSAPQARVLSAPAAGNLASTLLSRLGSGAAGSYYDARARSLVVNVLDRSAARTVEAAGARARLVAHSLAQLDGARSTLKKDATIAGTSWATDPVSNKVVVTADRTVSRAEWAKLGKVVQGLGGRAELTRSKGEFKPFIAGGDAISGSGGRCSLGFNVVKGGQPYFLTAGHCTSAISTWSDSSGKEIGQNAESHFPGTDFGLVKYTADADHPSEVDLYDGSTQKITGAAEATVGMKVTRSGSTTHVHDGTVTGLNATVNYQEGTVSGLIQTDVCAEPGDSGGSLFSGSDAIGLTSGGSGDCTSGGETFFQPVTAALSATGAQIG from the coding sequence TTGAAGCACCGACGCATATCCGGGCGACGGGCCGCCGTGGCCGGCGCGGGCATCGCCGCACTGATCGTCGCGGGTCTCACCTTGCAGAATGCGAACGCCAGCGAGCCGGTGAAGTCCGCTCCGCAGGCGCGGGTCCTGTCCGCTCCGGCGGCTGGAAATCTCGCCTCTACGCTGCTGAGCCGGCTCGGCTCCGGCGCGGCAGGCAGCTACTACGACGCTCGGGCCAGGAGCCTTGTCGTCAACGTGCTCGATCGGAGTGCTGCCCGGACCGTCGAGGCGGCCGGCGCCAGGGCGAGACTCGTCGCCCACTCGCTCGCCCAGCTCGACGGCGCGCGTTCCACGCTCAAGAAGGACGCGACCATCGCCGGGACGTCGTGGGCGACCGACCCCGTCAGCAACAAGGTCGTCGTCACCGCCGACAGGACCGTCTCCCGCGCCGAGTGGGCCAAGCTGGGCAAGGTCGTGCAGGGGCTCGGCGGCAGGGCGGAGCTGACGCGGTCGAAGGGGGAGTTCAAGCCCTTCATCGCCGGCGGTGACGCGATCAGCGGCTCGGGCGGGCGCTGCTCGCTCGGCTTCAACGTGGTCAAGGGCGGACAGCCGTACTTCCTGACCGCAGGGCACTGCACCTCGGCCATCTCCACCTGGTCGGACTCCAGCGGCAAGGAGATCGGGCAGAACGCCGAGTCGCACTTCCCGGGCACCGACTTCGGGCTCGTGAAGTACACGGCGGATGCGGATCATCCGAGCGAGGTCGACCTCTACGACGGGTCCACGCAGAAGATCACCGGGGCCGCGGAGGCGACTGTGGGGATGAAGGTGACCCGCAGCGGGTCGACCACCCATGTGCACGACGGGACGGTCACCGGGCTGAACGCCACCGTGAACTACCAGGAGGGGACCGTCAGCGGGCTCATCCAGACCGATGTGTGCGCCGAGCCCGGTGACAGCGGCGGGTCGCTGTTCTCCGGGAGCGACGCCATCGGGCTGACCTCCGGTGGCAGTGGTGACTGCACCTCCGGCGGGGAGACGTTCTTCCAGCCCGTCACCGCCGCGCTGTCCGCCACCGGGGCGCAGATCGGCTGA
- a CDS encoding S1 family peptidase: MRIKRTTPRSGTVRRTRLIAVATGFLAAAAFAAPTANASDAHTFSATQLTKASDSVRQADVPGTAWAVDSKTGRVVVTADSTVSQAGIARIKRQAGAEAGALTIKHTPGKFNKLISGGDAIYGGQYRCSLGFNVHSGSTYYFLTAGHCGQVASTWYSNSGHSTVLGTNVGYSFPGNDFALVRYTNSSIAHPSSVGSQSITSAATPSVGTTVYRRGSTTGTHSGRVTALNATVNYGSGDIVSGLIQTTVCAEGGDSGGPLYGGSVAYGLTSGGSGDCTSGGTTFFQPVTEALSYYGVTLP; the protein is encoded by the coding sequence GTGAGGATCAAGCGCACCACTCCCCGCAGCGGCACTGTCAGACGGACCCGGCTGATCGCCGTGGCCACCGGCTTCCTCGCCGCGGCTGCGTTCGCCGCCCCCACCGCGAACGCGAGCGACGCCCACACGTTCAGCGCGACCCAGCTCACCAAGGCGAGCGACTCCGTCCGGCAGGCCGACGTACCCGGTACCGCCTGGGCGGTGGACAGCAAGACCGGGCGTGTCGTGGTCACCGCCGACAGCACCGTGTCCCAGGCCGGGATCGCCAGGATCAAGCGGCAGGCCGGTGCCGAGGCGGGCGCGCTCACCATCAAGCACACGCCGGGCAAGTTCAACAAGCTGATCAGCGGCGGTGACGCCATCTACGGCGGCCAGTACCGCTGCTCGCTCGGCTTCAACGTGCACAGCGGCAGCACCTACTACTTCCTCACCGCCGGTCACTGCGGTCAGGTGGCCTCCACCTGGTACAGCAACTCCGGTCACAGCACGGTGCTCGGCACCAACGTCGGCTACAGCTTCCCGGGCAATGACTTCGCGCTGGTGCGGTACACCAACTCCTCGATCGCGCACCCGAGTTCGGTGGGCAGTCAGTCCATCACGAGCGCGGCCACACCGTCCGTGGGGACGACCGTCTACCGGCGCGGTTCCACCACCGGTACGCACAGCGGGCGGGTCACGGCGCTGAACGCCACCGTCAACTACGGCAGCGGGGACATCGTCTCCGGGCTGATCCAGACCACGGTCTGCGCCGAGGGCGGCGACAGCGGTGGTCCGCTGTACGGCGGGTCCGTGGCGTACGGGCTGACCTCCGGTGGCAGTGGCGACTGCACCTCCGGTGGTACGACGTTCTTCCAGCCGGTCACCGAGGCGTTGAGCTACTACGGGGTGACGCTGCCGTAG
- a CDS encoding DUF1684 domain-containing protein, which yields MADAHDAWKQWHERRVEDVSAPYGPLALTATHWVEDFPEGRLPDIPGSWVAHDDGIVLTATGADGLTVDGRPFSGGVHLAADLGPQAESRVAFGGKRLVVLVREGVWGVRIFDPASAGRRAFGGIDATPYDPRWSVPGRFTPYDGTRTVRVGNADGRERGLALAGELAFILAGRELTLQVARQGDGALWAVFADATSGDTSFRFRFLHPAAPDGEGRTTVDFNHAQLPPCAFADHFICPFPPPGNTLDLAVEAGERGVR from the coding sequence ATGGCTGACGCCCACGACGCGTGGAAGCAGTGGCACGAGCGGCGCGTGGAGGACGTCTCGGCGCCCTACGGGCCGCTCGCGCTGACCGCCACACACTGGGTCGAGGACTTTCCGGAGGGTCGACTTCCGGACATTCCCGGGAGCTGGGTGGCGCACGACGACGGGATTGTGCTCACCGCCACCGGCGCCGACGGGCTGACCGTGGACGGCCGGCCCTTCTCCGGTGGCGTCCACCTCGCCGCCGACCTCGGGCCGCAGGCCGAGTCCCGGGTCGCGTTCGGTGGGAAGCGGTTGGTGGTGCTGGTCCGTGAAGGGGTCTGGGGAGTGCGGATCTTCGATCCCGCGTCCGCGGGCCGGCGCGCCTTCGGCGGCATCGACGCCACCCCCTACGATCCGCGCTGGTCGGTGCCGGGGCGGTTCACACCGTACGACGGCACGCGCACCGTGCGGGTCGGCAACGCCGACGGGCGGGAGCGGGGGCTCGCCCTCGCCGGTGAACTCGCCTTCATCCTGGCCGGGCGCGAGCTGACGCTTCAGGTCGCGCGGCAGGGCGACGGGGCGCTGTGGGCGGTGTTCGCCGACGCCACCAGCGGTGACACCAGCTTCCGGTTCCGGTTCCTGCACCCGGCCGCGCCGGACGGCGAGGGCCGTACGACCGTCGACTTCAACCACGCCCAACTTCCGCCCTGCGCCTTCGCCGACCACTTCATCTGCCCCTTCCCGCCGCCCGGCAACACGCTGGACCTGGCCGTCGAGGCGGGTGAGCGCGGGGTGAGATGA
- a CDS encoding LLM class flavin-dependent oxidoreductase: MTVRWRQVHLAVRVPAAADTTGVDFSGFERLARVAERGLFDFLLFDAGPVGRPEPIALLNALAGVTARVGLAAAVGGTGGEPYELARRLATLDHLSAGRAGWLEGAWTAAGVPDGAGLPRCPQGRPVVIRAGEGERALAAAVASADVMVVPHRPLAASRARYADVKRRLVAYGRAPEELKVLAGVSVGLGGTAGEASFVGTPEAVADALHSYVREGAVDGYVLAAHEVEEFVDRVVPLLQERGAFRVEYAGTTLRSHLGVPHPEGVF, from the coding sequence ATGACCGTACGGTGGCGGCAGGTGCATCTGGCGGTGCGGGTACCGGCCGCCGCCGACACCACCGGCGTCGACTTCTCCGGTTTCGAGCGCCTTGCCCGTGTCGCCGAGCGCGGGCTGTTCGACTTCCTGCTGTTCGACGCGGGCCCGGTGGGCCGGCCGGAGCCGATCGCCCTGCTGAACGCTCTCGCCGGGGTCACCGCCCGGGTGGGACTGGCCGCAGCCGTGGGCGGCACGGGCGGTGAGCCGTACGAACTCGCCCGCAGGCTGGCCACCCTGGACCACCTGAGCGCGGGCCGGGCGGGGTGGCTGGAGGGGGCCTGGACGGCTGCCGGGGTGCCGGACGGGGCCGGGCTGCCCCGCTGCCCGCAGGGGCGGCCCGTGGTGATCCGGGCCGGGGAGGGCGAGCGGGCCCTGGCGGCGGCGGTGGCGTCGGCCGACGTGATGGTCGTGCCGCACCGGCCCCTGGCGGCGTCCCGCGCCCGGTACGCCGACGTCAAGCGGCGGCTCGTGGCGTACGGCCGCGCGCCCGAGGAACTGAAGGTCCTGGCCGGGGTGAGCGTGGGACTCGGGGGCACCGCCGGTGAGGCGTCTTTCGTGGGTACCCCTGAGGCCGTCGCCGACGCTCTGCACTCCTATGTCCGCGAGGGAGCCGTCGACGGGTACGTGCTCGCCGCCCATGAGGTGGAGGAGTTCGTGGACCGAGTGGTGCCGTTGCTCCAGGAACGCGGTGCGTTCCGTGTGGAATACGCGGGCACCACGCTTCGCTCGCATCTCGGGGTACCCCACCCGGAAGGGGTCTTTTGA
- a CDS encoding LLM class flavin-dependent oxidoreductase: MSARYARGLLHLAAGIDQAGSFDADSYLELALLAERGGLDFVTLDDCCGRLGPDALDVLCRVAPATRRLGLVPTVTATPTESFRARAAMATLDWVSRGRAGWRIDVSAEVWDGWAPPQGHPVRVVDATEEHGRTVAARYADVALVRAVTAERAAAVRDELRARAAESGRGPDALRVLASLLIDLGAGEYAAEPGHGGGGPRPTARGPLYRGGPVDLAELLAAWHADGAADGFHLVPVEPRRDLERLVNGTVALLQHRGLFRTFYPGSTLHDHLGLARPAHQYAVTGGTS, from the coding sequence GTGAGCGCGCGGTACGCCCGGGGGCTGCTGCATCTCGCCGCCGGTATCGACCAGGCGGGCTCCTTCGACGCCGACTCCTATCTCGAGCTGGCCCTGCTCGCCGAGCGCGGCGGGCTGGACTTCGTGACGTTGGACGACTGCTGCGGCCGGCTCGGGCCCGACGCGCTCGATGTGCTGTGCCGGGTGGCGCCCGCGACCAGGCGGCTCGGCCTCGTCCCGACGGTCACCGCCACCCCCACCGAGTCCTTCCGGGCGCGGGCGGCCATGGCGACGCTGGACTGGGTCAGCCGTGGCCGGGCCGGCTGGCGGATCGACGTGTCCGCCGAGGTGTGGGACGGCTGGGCACCGCCGCAGGGCCATCCCGTCCGCGTGGTCGACGCCACCGAGGAACACGGCCGTACCGTCGCCGCCCGCTACGCGGACGTGGCTCTGGTGCGCGCTGTCACCGCGGAGCGGGCCGCCGCGGTCCGTGACGAACTGCGCGCGCGGGCGGCCGAGTCGGGGCGCGGGCCGGATGCGCTGCGGGTCCTGGCGAGCCTGCTGATCGACCTCGGCGCCGGGGAGTACGCGGCCGAGCCCGGACACGGCGGGGGAGGGCCACGGCCGACCGCGCGGGGCCCGCTGTACCGGGGTGGCCCGGTCGACCTCGCGGAGCTGCTCGCAGCCTGGCACGCCGACGGCGCCGCCGACGGCTTCCATCTCGTGCCCGTCGAACCGCGCCGTGACCTGGAGCGGCTCGTCAACGGCACGGTGGCACTGCTTCAGCACCGTGGCCTGTTCCGCACCTTCTATCCGGGCAGCACCCTGCACGACCATCTCGGCCTGGCCCGGCCCGCCCACCAGTACGCCGTGACCGGGGGAACGTCATGA
- a CDS encoding amino acid ABC transporter ATP-binding protein, giving the protein MSVMVDIRSVHKSFGSLDVLRGIDLTVHAGEVTVVLGPSGSGKSTLLRTINHLEKVDRGEISVDGALLGYRRAGDKLYELPEREVLRQRTRIGFVFQNFNLFPHLTVLDNVVEAPVSALRRPRKEAAADARRLLERVGLGDRAEAYPRQLSGGQQQRVAIARALALEPKLLLFDEPTSALDPELVGEVLDVIRDLADRGTTMIVVTHEIAFAREVADTVVFMADGRIVEQGPPGEVLDRPRHERTRAFLSKVL; this is encoded by the coding sequence ATGAGTGTCATGGTCGACATCCGGTCCGTGCACAAGAGCTTCGGCTCGCTCGACGTCCTCAGAGGCATCGATCTGACGGTGCACGCCGGTGAGGTCACCGTCGTGCTCGGGCCCTCCGGCTCCGGCAAGTCGACGCTGCTGCGCACCATCAACCACCTGGAGAAGGTGGACCGGGGCGAGATCAGCGTGGACGGCGCGCTGCTGGGATACCGGCGCGCCGGGGACAAGCTGTACGAGCTGCCCGAGCGCGAGGTGCTCCGGCAGCGCACCCGGATCGGGTTCGTCTTCCAGAACTTCAACCTCTTTCCCCACCTCACGGTCCTCGACAACGTCGTCGAGGCCCCGGTGTCCGCGCTGAGACGGCCCCGGAAGGAAGCGGCGGCGGACGCGCGCCGGCTGCTGGAGCGGGTCGGGCTGGGGGACAGGGCCGAGGCCTATCCACGGCAGTTGTCGGGCGGGCAGCAGCAACGGGTGGCCATCGCACGGGCGCTCGCGCTGGAGCCCAAGCTGCTGTTGTTCGACGAGCCGACCTCGGCCCTCGATCCGGAGCTGGTCGGTGAAGTCCTCGATGTCATACGGGACTTGGCCGACCGGGGCACGACGATGATCGTCGTCACGCACGAGATCGCGTTCGCGCGGGAGGTCGCCGACACGGTGGTGTTCATGGCCGACGGAAGGATCGTCGAACAGGGGCCGCCGGGCGAGGTGCTGGACCGGCCGAGGCACGAGCGGACACGGGCGTTTCTCTCGAAGGTGCTGTGA